From a single Oncorhynchus nerka isolate Pitt River linkage group LG11, Oner_Uvic_2.0, whole genome shotgun sequence genomic region:
- the LOC115136879 gene encoding POU class 2 homeobox associating factor 3-like, translated as MSDKPKVYQGVRVKTTVKQLLQQKRALQTSTKTKSQSLVSQDVCVSSSLSGHYFDYFPEEMNSNCIFQPRDIPESNVQMDSFDNQQLISMMIPNETYSSGILHPATSTKLWRQENHSPNMGYYGHGMAPSSPSGSLNMPSPVDYNSYSPQESYSSSCYNSPTRLDLSYGFVPDHYHYQNCNLQESVSTPEYAPYGTSDYVYASPAEDSYFRRDLSNSELCYL; from the exons ATGTCTG ATAAGCCAAAGGTGTACCAGGGTGTGCGGGTGAAGACAACAGTTAAACAGTTGCTGCAACAGAAAAGAGCTCTCCAGACATCAACTAAAACG AAATCCCAGAGCTTGGTGAGTCAGGATGTGTGCGTCTCCTCCTCCTTGTCAG GCCATTACTTTGATTATTTCCCTGAAGAGATGAATTCCAACTGCATCTTTCAGCCGCGGGACATTCCAGAGAGCAACGTCCAGATGGACAGCTTCGATAATCAACAATTGATAAGCATGATGATCCCCAACGAGACCTACAGCAGTGGTATTCTGCATCCCGCTACCTCAACAAAACTTTGGCGCCAGGAAAATCACTCCCCGAATATGGGCTATTACGGCCATGGCATG GCTCCCAGCTCACCGTCAGGTTCCCTGAATATGCCAAGTCCGGTCGATTACAATAGTTATTCGCCACAGGAGTCTTACTCTTCGTCGTGTTACAACTCTCCGACGAGGCTGGACTTGAGTTATGGGTTTGTTCcagaccactaccactaccagaacTGCAACCTCCAGGAGAGCGTCTCCACTCCAGAATACGCACCGTATGGCACATCAGACTATGTATACGCCTCGCCTGCGGAGGACAGCTACTTCAGGCGTGATTTGTCAAATTCAGAGCTGTGCTACCTTTGA